A part of Gemmatimonadota bacterium genomic DNA contains:
- a CDS encoding M55 family metallopeptidase: protein MRILILCDLEGTAGVVDFKTQTYDGGRDNEQAKYLATLEINALIDG, encoded by the coding sequence ATGAGAATTCTTATCTTATGCGATCTGGAAGGCACTGCTGGCGTCGTAGATTTCAAAACTCAGACTTACGACGGAGGGCGCGATAACGAACAGGCCAAATATCTGGCCACTCTGGAGATCAACGCCCTCATAGACGGTG
- a CDS encoding exo-alpha-sialidase: MTAKPEFRKPAPEGVVEQTGIGTGTGNGMVVLDDGSLMMVVGSRCHISTDGGQTWGESRPLNCEAMGSSSNLSCIKLQSGKLALAHRGKEEAGLGTEMFNWNPFYFSLSEDDGQTWVGAWPMNLLGGPYHDVMIQLSSGRLLMPSRICHSNRRHPGLEYERVSSYGIWKGLRLQVSGHYHYPEVDIAAVSYSDDEGQTWQQCQGQLMGWFDAEGIPNGRGGITAVDEPSVAECADGRVMLLARSTVGRLVQSIIEDGGETWTPILPSDLASSYSPPRLRQIPSTGDLLCVWNQVSRDEIKRGYRRGRLSVAISRDSGASWERFKTIEVSEGMEDVERVVPQEPITPVIGLPEVGTLPEGFATFDYPNVWFAGDEVYLTYHRSWVEVDEDAGEAVTLGERKGKTRKPREMVLRIYPLAEFYR, from the coding sequence ATGACGGCTAAACCAGAGTTTCGCAAGCCAGCACCGGAAGGGGTGGTGGAGCAGACCGGCATCGGTACTGGTACAGGCAATGGGATGGTGGTCTTAGACGACGGCTCCCTGATGATGGTTGTGGGGAGTCGTTGCCATATCTCGACAGATGGCGGCCAGACCTGGGGCGAGTCGCGGCCGTTGAACTGCGAGGCGATGGGAAGTTCGTCCAACCTGTCGTGTATAAAGCTGCAGTCGGGCAAGCTGGCACTGGCGCACCGGGGCAAGGAAGAGGCAGGACTGGGGACGGAGATGTTCAACTGGAATCCCTTTTATTTTTCATTGTCTGAAGACGATGGCCAGACCTGGGTGGGCGCGTGGCCGATGAATCTGCTGGGCGGGCCGTACCACGATGTGATGATTCAGCTGTCGAGCGGGCGGTTGCTGATGCCCAGCCGGATCTGTCACAGCAACAGACGGCACCCTGGTTTGGAATACGAGCGGGTGAGCAGTTACGGGATCTGGAAGGGGCTGCGGTTGCAGGTGAGCGGACATTATCACTATCCGGAGGTGGATATTGCCGCGGTGAGTTATTCGGACGACGAGGGACAGACGTGGCAGCAGTGCCAGGGGCAGTTGATGGGCTGGTTCGACGCGGAGGGCATTCCCAACGGGCGCGGAGGAATCACGGCGGTGGATGAACCGAGTGTGGCGGAATGCGCGGATGGGCGAGTGATGCTGCTGGCGCGATCTACGGTGGGGCGGCTGGTGCAGAGTATCATCGAAGACGGCGGAGAGACCTGGACGCCGATTTTGCCGAGCGATCTGGCGAGTTCGTACTCGCCGCCGAGGCTGCGGCAGATTCCGAGCACGGGCGACTTGCTGTGTGTGTGGAACCAGGTGTCGCGGGATGAGATCAAACGGGGCTATCGGCGGGGGAGACTGTCGGTGGCGATTTCCAGGGATAGTGGCGCGAGCTGGGAGCGGTTCAAGACAATCGAGGTGAGCGAGGGGATGGAGGACGTGGAGCGGGTGGTGCCGCAGGAGCCGATTACGCCGGTGATCGGGCTACCCGAAGTGGGTACGTTGCCGGAGGGTTTCGCTACCTTCGACTATCCCAATGTGTGGTTTGCGGGTGATGAGGTGTACCTGACATACCACCGGAGCTGGGTGGAAGTGGATGAGGATGCCGGTGAAGCGGTGACACTGGGGGAACGGAAAGGGAAGACGAGAAAGCCACGCGAGATGGTGTTGCGCATTTATCCACTGGCGGAGTTTTACCGCTGA
- a CDS encoding dipeptidyl aminopeptidase — MRIIKWTVIFTAMLRTLSVQADYRTEESRIRALAELTNAPVVRNENEQIVSIGAGELKTIYFDALMYAGKPTRVYAWIGIPEEASSSHKVPGIVLTHGGGGTAFKEWVEKWNARGYAAISIAVEGQTDEREPGKPGDTRRNRWKKHPWSGPVRTGIYGDSDKPIEEQWMYHAVAHAILANSLLRSLSQVDSTRVGLMGISWGGIIASTVIGIDDRFAFAIPTYGCGNLSQAVNQYGRALGNNDLYKEVWDPVLRLKNVEIPTLWLSWPGDQHFPLDKQASCYRTVSGPYMVCLIPGMKHGHQAGMKPPDSYAFADSVVKEGKPWAEQISSGTESGQFTVIFGSSRPLDEAFLISTTDTGITGKRKWIESPAKLRKRAEHWVVTATQPEGTTACFINIKSGDLTLTSDYTEIE; from the coding sequence ATGAGAATAATTAAATGGACAGTTATTTTCACAGCAATGCTGAGGACTTTGAGCGTGCAAGCTGATTACCGCACTGAGGAATCGAGAATACGCGCACTGGCAGAACTGACAAATGCGCCGGTTGTCCGCAATGAAAATGAGCAAATCGTCAGTATTGGTGCTGGTGAGTTGAAAACGATCTACTTTGATGCGCTTATGTACGCGGGAAAACCAACCCGCGTCTATGCATGGATCGGTATCCCTGAGGAGGCATCGTCGAGCCACAAAGTCCCGGGGATCGTGTTAACCCATGGCGGTGGCGGAACCGCCTTTAAGGAGTGGGTTGAAAAGTGGAATGCCCGCGGATACGCGGCAATCAGTATCGCAGTGGAAGGACAGACAGATGAACGGGAGCCTGGGAAACCCGGCGACACCAGGCGCAACAGGTGGAAAAAACATCCCTGGTCAGGACCAGTTCGCACAGGTATTTACGGTGACTCCGACAAACCGATTGAAGAACAGTGGATGTATCACGCCGTTGCCCATGCAATCCTGGCGAACTCACTACTTCGTTCCCTGTCGCAGGTAGATAGTACGAGAGTCGGCCTGATGGGTATCTCCTGGGGAGGTATTATTGCAAGCACGGTTATCGGTATCGACGACCGCTTTGCTTTTGCCATTCCCACGTACGGATGCGGGAACCTATCCCAGGCGGTCAATCAATACGGCAGGGCGCTTGGAAATAATGACCTTTACAAGGAGGTCTGGGATCCTGTGCTGCGCTTAAAGAATGTGGAAATCCCAACCCTCTGGCTCTCCTGGCCGGGAGACCAGCACTTTCCATTGGACAAGCAGGCCTCCTGCTATCGCACTGTATCCGGGCCCTACATGGTATGTCTGATCCCCGGCATGAAACACGGACACCAAGCCGGTATGAAACCTCCGGATAGCTATGCCTTCGCAGACAGCGTTGTCAAAGAGGGCAAACCCTGGGCCGAGCAAATTTCGTCCGGGACTGAGAGCGGACAGTTCACAGTGATTTTTGGATCATCAAGGCCCTTGGATGAGGCCTTTCTGATATCAACGACTGATACCGGAATCACCGGCAAAAGGAAGTGGATCGAATCACCTGCAAAGCTGAGGAAGAGGGCCGAGCATTGGGTAGTAACCGCCACGCAGCCAGAAGGAACAACCGCCTGCTTTATTAACATAAAGTCGGGTGATCTAACCCTCACCTCCGACTATACAGAAATAGAATAA
- a CDS encoding GNAT family N-acetyltransferase: MGRNRQKPELIFESLDHSRLLVIKNWFSDPDTKRWAEEPSDRLVSYINSEPQYYAWVAVQESETVGLILCEIEKEVGSVYLVVNPGSRRRGYGRRILHLLKQRPEIAGASALIAEIDPKNVASLACFRSAGFSEESEIPSEEGLVCLTCRLGQESCKTSRE; this comes from the coding sequence ATGGGTCGCAATCGACAAAAACCTGAGTTGATCTTTGAGTCGCTCGACCATTCACGTTTACTGGTAATCAAGAACTGGTTCAGCGATCCAGATACCAAAAGATGGGCTGAGGAGCCTTCCGACAGGTTGGTGAGTTACATCAACTCTGAGCCACAATACTATGCGTGGGTCGCAGTGCAAGAGAGCGAGACAGTTGGTCTTATCCTTTGCGAAATCGAGAAAGAAGTAGGGAGTGTGTACCTCGTTGTGAATCCAGGATCGCGGAGACGCGGGTATGGTCGGCGCATTCTCCATCTGCTTAAGCAGCGTCCGGAAATCGCCGGGGCTTCCGCGCTGATCGCAGAAATCGATCCAAAGAACGTGGCAAGTCTGGCCTGCTTCAGATCAGCAGGGTTTTCTGAAGAATCTGAAATACCGAGTGAGGAAGGACTTGTGTGCCTTACCTGCCGACTGGGACAGGAATCTTGTAAAACAAGCAGAGAATAA
- a CDS encoding HAD-IA family hydrolase — MNAPDAMSIRYQSTLEGIRPDNRAIALVTSLAEKMDVVILSDHAREWGDFVRQNHPFLKVFERQFYSYETGFTKSDPRAFTHVLRTMRVAAEESLFIDDRLPNVETAISVGLKTHHYTTVETLESHLVSRGILS, encoded by the coding sequence ATGAACGCACCCGACGCGATGTCAATTAGATACCAGAGTACCCTTGAGGGAATCCGTCCCGACAATCGCGCAATCGCACTCGTCACATCGCTGGCGGAGAAGATGGATGTAGTCATCCTTTCAGATCATGCAAGAGAATGGGGTGATTTCGTCAGACAAAATCACCCTTTTTTGAAAGTCTTTGAGCGGCAGTTTTATTCATATGAGACTGGATTCACCAAGAGCGATCCACGGGCGTTCACACATGTGCTGCGAACCATGCGTGTTGCTGCAGAGGAATCCCTGTTCATCGACGACAGGTTGCCAAACGTCGAAACTGCTATTTCCGTTGGGCTGAAAACCCATCACTATACAACCGTAGAGACGCTCGAATCCCATCTGGTCTCCAGAGGGATCTTGAGTTGA
- a CDS encoding class I SAM-dependent methyltransferase, with protein MLMPNPCDQKALLAEQYEDAGNLGARIALHDRFSTNRHGWHRWVFDQLRVPSRSKILELGCGSGSLWAKNADRIPGDWTIILSDLYAGMIKQAKAILSHSRISFAFGQIDAQFIAIADETVDVVIANHMLYHVPDRPKAYSEIYRILRPNGQLYAAANGITASAGIPDLVKQIKPDAYDDIPGSTSSFGLKTGASELSIWFADIEVLNYKDSLLITEVEPLVDYVKSTQRLNEAELGEFRVLVQAEISRNSEICIPKNAGLFKASKVL; from the coding sequence ATGCTAATGCCAAATCCCTGTGATCAAAAAGCCTTGCTGGCAGAACAATACGAAGATGCCGGAAATCTGGGTGCCAGAATCGCCCTACATGATCGGTTTAGCACGAATAGACATGGATGGCATAGGTGGGTATTTGACCAGCTACGCGTGCCATCACGGTCCAAAATACTCGAACTGGGGTGCGGCTCTGGCTCCCTATGGGCAAAGAACGCTGATCGGATTCCAGGAGATTGGACGATCATTCTGAGTGACCTGTACGCTGGCATGATTAAACAAGCTAAAGCAATCCTGTCTCACAGTAGAATCTCATTTGCGTTTGGTCAGATTGATGCCCAGTTTATCGCCATCGCAGACGAGACAGTCGATGTCGTGATTGCCAACCACATGCTTTACCATGTGCCCGATCGCCCCAAAGCCTATTCCGAGATTTACCGAATCCTGCGACCGAACGGGCAATTATATGCCGCTGCGAATGGAATCACCGCATCGGCGGGTATTCCAGATTTGGTGAAACAAATAAAGCCTGACGCCTATGATGACATACCAGGGTCAACTTCGTCGTTCGGGCTGAAAACTGGTGCCAGTGAGCTGTCTATTTGGTTCGCTGACATTGAAGTCCTCAATTACAAGGACTCACTTCTGATCACGGAAGTTGAACCATTGGTTGATTATGTTAAATCGACTCAACGCCTTAATGAGGCGGAACTAGGCGAGTTCCGCGTATTAGTGCAAGCAGAGATTTCTCGCAATTCGGAGATTTGTATACCAAAGAATGCAGGCCTGTTCAAGGCAAGCAAGGTACTGTAG
- a CDS encoding helix-turn-helix transcriptional regulator, whose product MRSFRNHLKEKLKDKRFRRIYKEEKQLAELSLKIYHLREQMGLSQKEVARRATITQQQLSKVENGINCNMTTFLKVCHALDLNIELEPLQADRL is encoded by the coding sequence ATGAGGAGTTTTAGGAACCATCTTAAGGAAAAGCTAAAAGACAAGCGTTTCCGGCGAATTTACAAGGAGGAGAAGCAACTGGCAGAGCTATCGCTGAAGATCTATCACCTACGCGAACAGATGGGCCTTTCCCAAAAGGAAGTTGCCAGACGCGCGACGATCACTCAGCAGCAGTTATCGAAGGTGGAGAATGGGATCAATTGTAATATGACGACCTTTTTGAAAGTGTGCCATGCGCTTGACTTAAATATTGAACTGGAGCCGCTCCAAGCAGATCGACTGTGA
- a CDS encoding aminoglycoside 3'-phosphotransferase, whose product MVGSYALKVENLPTAVQAHLAGFESDGENFRTASCADVFRYTHPRKQSLFLKARDMHAAPQESDLLAEKTAMSWLQGKLNVPRVVCFHEEGDTQYLLMTQIAGVSGIHQDAKSDVPRLVRMFARGLREIHAIAIDSCPLDWRMERYFAWATDLIDSGVLDGQIPDGETRNVLRDELDSIRADLPPEDLVFTHGDYCLPNIMIHDGRLSGYIDLGYAGVGDRYLDFVAAYYTIRRNLGNEWIPLFFQEYGQELDQAKLSVYQRIHDFVD is encoded by the coding sequence CTGGTCGGGAGTTACGCATTGAAAGTCGAAAATCTTCCAACTGCTGTCCAAGCCCATCTCGCGGGTTTTGAGTCAGATGGAGAAAATTTCCGAACAGCATCGTGTGCCGACGTGTTCCGGTACACTCATCCACGCAAACAGAGTTTGTTCCTCAAAGCACGAGATATGCATGCGGCACCACAAGAATCCGATCTTCTGGCCGAGAAAACGGCAATGTCCTGGCTCCAGGGGAAATTGAACGTTCCTCGCGTGGTCTGCTTCCACGAAGAAGGTGATACTCAGTATCTGCTCATGACCCAAATAGCTGGTGTATCTGGCATCCACCAGGATGCCAAAAGTGATGTTCCGCGTCTCGTACGCATGTTCGCTCGTGGTCTTCGCGAAATTCACGCGATAGCGATCGATTCGTGCCCCTTAGATTGGCGCATGGAACGCTATTTTGCTTGGGCGACAGACTTGATTGACTCAGGCGTACTGGACGGTCAGATACCAGATGGTGAAACGAGGAATGTTCTTCGAGATGAGTTGGACAGCATAAGGGCCGACCTGCCACCAGAGGACCTGGTGTTCACCCATGGGGATTATTGCCTACCCAACATTATGATCCACGATGGCCGTTTAAGTGGCTACATTGATTTGGGCTATGCGGGCGTTGGAGATCGATATCTCGATTTTGTCGCAGCTTACTACACCATTCGCAGAAATCTTGGGAATGAGTGGATTCCTCTGTTTTTCCAGGAATATGGGCAGGAATTGGATCAGGCCAAATTGAGCGTATATCAAAGAATCCATGACTTTGTTGACTGA
- a CDS encoding prolyl oligopeptidase family serine peptidase, producing MTLVRSVLLVLLFTVPVLAQDANESREQRRERNFVRHDINKDGRISKEEFSGNAANFDRRDSNKDGFISREEFGLNPTPPETEYTEEEQRMMAGDNENSPLAKGVKPVSIPLSISPVHELRTPSGDGATSEASYRVPPGDGPFPAIVFMHGGLGYQNQERRQQNLTGGPIQTRFLALGYVTVQATRRDYTDNPQAEGPILDFLAIVETVRKLDQVDSESIVVMGGSGGGSMTLDLISRTSVSAAVAGEPASIIFAGMLTKPSANQAVRYEPINDPAKFWTPDIIAKVQDKVSRFQTPLLVLHGDVHPLKHVNMDYIIPAIRKGRKTVEVKIYPGKDHGFYWGRRVDEVFVVAMIEDIHSFAVPLLKTKPVLMDQKFYSKK from the coding sequence ATGACCCTTGTACGGAGTGTTTTGTTAGTGCTTCTTTTTACTGTGCCTGTCTTGGCTCAGGATGCCAATGAAAGCAGGGAACAACGACGTGAGAGGAACTTCGTCCGGCATGATATAAATAAGGATGGTCGAATTTCCAAAGAAGAGTTTAGTGGTAATGCGGCGAATTTCGATAGACGGGATTCGAACAAAGACGGTTTTATTTCTCGAGAGGAGTTTGGCTTGAACCCAACACCTCCTGAAACGGAATATACCGAAGAAGAACAGCGCATGATGGCTGGTGACAATGAAAATTCTCCATTGGCTAAGGGCGTAAAACCGGTGTCAATACCATTATCTATTTCACCCGTTCACGAACTACGCACACCTTCTGGCGATGGAGCAACTTCAGAAGCATCTTATCGCGTACCACCAGGCGATGGGCCGTTTCCTGCAATTGTCTTTATGCACGGTGGTCTCGGATACCAGAACCAGGAAAGACGACAGCAAAACCTGACAGGAGGCCCCATTCAAACACGATTTTTAGCGCTGGGCTATGTTACTGTTCAGGCTACGCGTCGGGATTATACCGACAATCCACAGGCTGAAGGGCCAATTCTGGATTTTCTGGCCATTGTGGAAACGGTACGAAAACTCGATCAGGTGGATTCCGAAAGTATTGTCGTAATGGGGGGCAGTGGAGGTGGTAGTATGACGCTGGATCTGATCAGTCGAACCTCTGTGAGCGCGGCAGTCGCTGGAGAACCTGCTTCGATTATTTTTGCAGGGATGTTGACAAAACCCTCAGCTAACCAGGCGGTTCGATATGAGCCAATCAACGATCCTGCGAAGTTTTGGACACCAGATATCATTGCCAAAGTTCAAGACAAAGTAAGCCGTTTTCAAACTCCCCTACTCGTCCTTCACGGAGATGTCCATCCTTTGAAACACGTCAATATGGATTATATTATTCCTGCGATTAGGAAAGGAAGAAAAACGGTCGAAGTGAAAATTTATCCAGGCAAAGACCATGGATTCTACTGGGGCAGACGAGTGGATGAAGTATTTGTTGTAGCTATGATAGAGGATATTCACAGCTTTGCCGTCCCCCTCTTGAAAACAAAGCCCGTTTTAATGGATCAAAAATTCTATTCAAAAAAGTGA
- a CDS encoding exo-alpha-sialidase, producing MQLIFKKKNNMTDAELEKQRDADIALEPATVIVNPWIQHVPPTTRQGVPGIERTAKGRLWVVYGRDVESPRNYQVLIRSDDDGHTWSDPKVMVLPCRDVRAMSASIWTDPQDRMWVFWGQSFGQQDGRYGIWTIVTSNPDAENPTWSKPRRLGNGIMLNKPTVLSNGDWLFTSSVWKTDNSIKVYASRDQGKTFERRGTANIVNAELRGPDEPMIVERKDGSLWMLVRVRGIGQTVSYDLGKTWTPVERLKIPHPTTRFFVRRLKSGALLLVKHGSMIEKTRREKLVAFVSDDEGLTWQGGLMLDEREKVTYPDGVQAGDGTIYIIYDYNRTPNGAVFMAKFREADVRAGKIVTENARLRGEVARLPNGDRL from the coding sequence GTGCAGCTTATCTTCAAAAAGAAAAACAACATGACAGATGCAGAACTAGAGAAACAGCGTGATGCCGATATTGCACTCGAACCGGCGACGGTCATTGTCAATCCCTGGATACAGCATGTGCCGCCGACCACACGACAGGGCGTGCCAGGCATCGAACGCACCGCAAAGGGAAGGTTGTGGGTAGTTTACGGGCGGGATGTCGAAAGCCCGCGAAACTACCAGGTCTTGATTCGTAGTGATGACGATGGACACACCTGGTCAGATCCAAAAGTCATGGTACTGCCCTGCAGGGATGTTCGGGCTATGTCCGCTTCCATCTGGACCGACCCCCAGGATCGGATGTGGGTTTTCTGGGGACAGAGTTTTGGTCAACAAGATGGCCGTTACGGCATATGGACTATTGTCACCAGCAATCCAGATGCAGAGAACCCAACATGGTCGAAACCGCGTCGATTGGGTAATGGCATCATGCTGAACAAACCAACGGTACTATCGAATGGCGATTGGCTCTTTACCTCGTCTGTATGGAAGACTGACAACAGCATCAAGGTCTATGCCTCGCGCGATCAGGGCAAGACCTTCGAGCGTCGTGGTACTGCCAATATTGTTAACGCGGAATTGCGGGGGCCTGACGAACCGATGATTGTTGAGCGAAAGGACGGCTCACTCTGGATGCTGGTGCGAGTCCGTGGCATCGGTCAGACAGTTTCTTACGATCTTGGAAAGACCTGGACGCCCGTTGAACGTCTTAAAATACCACATCCTACCACCCGATTTTTTGTGCGTCGTTTGAAATCTGGCGCATTGTTATTGGTCAAACATGGATCCATGATCGAAAAGACGAGACGCGAGAAATTGGTGGCGTTTGTATCCGACGATGAAGGCCTGACGTGGCAGGGCGGACTCATGCTGGATGAACGGGAGAAGGTCACCTATCCCGATGGCGTGCAGGCAGGCGATGGAACAATCTACATCATTTATGATTACAATCGCACGCCAAACGGAGCGGTTTTCATGGCAAAGTTCAGAGAGGCGGACGTTCGCGCTGGCAAGATCGTAACAGAGAATGCCCGACTGCGCGGGGAGGTCGCACGGCTGCCGAATGGTGATAGGCTTTGA
- a CDS encoding DUF5069 domain-containing protein: MQISNLRSSYEKVGEIVFFGRMLDKIRLHAQGKLPKDYNRGFGLDGRCLRFLQIDYDALVRRVLPGGTDEEILEWCFENGRRPNNEEIQIWNQFMEKRGWRDDSTSELKKMKAARGFSDRDDILTFFDFHDADEERS, from the coding sequence ATGCAAATTTCCAACTTAAGGAGTTCCTACGAAAAAGTAGGAGAGATCGTATTCTTCGGGCGAATGCTGGACAAAATACGGCTTCACGCTCAAGGCAAGCTTCCAAAGGACTACAATCGTGGGTTTGGACTTGATGGTCGATGCCTTCGCTTTCTTCAGATAGACTACGACGCATTAGTTCGAAGGGTTCTTCCTGGTGGAACTGATGAGGAGATACTGGAATGGTGTTTTGAGAATGGAAGACGCCCCAATAATGAAGAAATTCAAATCTGGAATCAATTCATGGAAAAGCGTGGCTGGCGCGACGACTCCACTTCTGAGCTTAAAAAAATGAAAGCGGCGCGTGGATTTTCGGATCGGGATGACATATTGACCTTTTTTGATTTTCATGATGCAGATGAAGAGCGATCATAA
- a CDS encoding phosphotransferase: MQTSEQTKTNLRNYDFLTPRGQARRLRELAKSALRQFDIRVHRLELIKHLVNTTFRLRSDEGEFLVRVHREKNHTVRLVESELAWLLALSKEADGTVQTPYIAPDGRVVVLAEAAGVPKAYPVTVLSWIKGRIVPQVRRTARHYESLGRLVATLHKHAMQWDPPDDFERPVYDAIHQLGKFSVRPLPELGPRYLPAHVLRDMEAVYERRQEAEKVLGTGCEHFGLIHFDLSFSNILFYGGEALPIDFDACGFGFYAYDLGVALTGPFAYENFMARCEVVFRGYRQVLPLRREWIEYLPTFMASRTASYILHVAADPKAVESQWRSLLRPLLKASLDQFPS; this comes from the coding sequence ATGCAAACATCTGAACAGACGAAGACCAACTTGAGGAATTACGATTTTCTCACCCCCAGAGGCCAGGCTCGGCGTTTGCGCGAACTCGCGAAGTCCGCACTGCGTCAATTCGACATTCGCGTCCACCGCCTCGAACTCATCAAGCATCTGGTCAACACGACATTCAGACTCCGATCAGATGAAGGAGAGTTTCTGGTTCGCGTCCACCGGGAAAAAAACCACACCGTTCGTCTGGTCGAATCAGAACTGGCGTGGCTCCTGGCGCTGTCCAAAGAAGCCGATGGTACAGTCCAGACGCCCTATATCGCCCCAGACGGCAGAGTCGTTGTTTTGGCGGAAGCCGCCGGTGTGCCCAAAGCTTACCCCGTCACAGTGCTTTCATGGATCAAAGGACGTATCGTGCCTCAGGTGCGTCGGACAGCCAGGCATTATGAAAGCCTCGGGCGCCTTGTTGCCACACTACACAAACACGCGATGCAGTGGGATCCACCTGACGATTTCGAACGCCCTGTCTATGACGCCATTCACCAACTGGGAAAGTTCTCAGTCCGACCCCTGCCTGAGTTAGGACCTCGATACCTGCCCGCGCACGTCTTGAGAGACATGGAAGCCGTCTATGAACGGCGTCAAGAAGCCGAAAAGGTGTTGGGTACTGGTTGCGAACATTTTGGTCTGATTCACTTTGATCTCAGCTTCAGCAACATCCTGTTCTATGGCGGGGAAGCGCTACCGATCGATTTCGACGCGTGTGGCTTCGGTTTTTATGCCTACGATCTCGGTGTTGCTCTGACAGGTCCTTTTGCCTACGAGAACTTTATGGCCCGATGTGAGGTTGTCTTCCGAGGCTATCGCCAGGTCCTACCTCTCAGGCGCGAATGGATCGAGTACCTCCCGACCTTCATGGCATCTCGCACTGCTTCCTATATCTTACATGTCGCAGCGGATCCGAAAGCTGTAGAGTCACAGTGGCGCTCCCTTCTGCGTCCCCTTCTTAAGGCCTCTCTTGATCAGTTTCCCTCCTGA
- a CDS encoding phosphotransferase encodes MATKRYLQRIAKAYPEIEQSGRWKPKIPKANEIDVEHYVQRIREAFPEFQNAGYKRIDDFGDHLMFLLNDRYIFRFVIGNKTEDIIKLLREQAVLERLKGTVGIPVPNYTYLPKTPDFAGYEMIPGICLSPAHFRNLSEENRADAAVALGKFLSTVHTFPVEQAIELGVEEGRPRSPRGVERRFYRHASNLDPEVRRVCKRWLNDIQTRPDYTPTFTHSDVWYQHIYHDPKSGRITGIIDWGDIRLMDPAYDVAGMWAYGEAFVDSVLANYPRTDSSIKSRALYHYKSTVVSGLVYPRQRGRDISRQLLSDNFDL; translated from the coding sequence ATGGCAACCAAGCGCTACTTACAGCGAATTGCAAAGGCTTACCCTGAAATCGAGCAGTCTGGACGCTGGAAACCAAAGATTCCCAAGGCAAACGAAATCGATGTCGAGCACTACGTACAGCGAATCCGAGAGGCGTTCCCTGAGTTTCAGAATGCTGGTTACAAACGTATCGATGACTTTGGAGATCACCTGATGTTTCTGTTGAATGACCGCTATATCTTTCGATTCGTCATTGGCAATAAAACAGAAGATATTATCAAGCTGCTGCGGGAACAGGCTGTCTTGGAGCGTCTGAAGGGAACGGTTGGCATTCCCGTTCCCAACTACACATACCTTCCCAAAACGCCGGACTTTGCAGGATATGAGATGATACCAGGAATCTGCCTGAGCCCTGCCCACTTTCGGAACCTGTCTGAGGAAAACCGTGCCGATGCAGCGGTGGCTCTGGGTAAGTTTCTGAGCACCGTTCACACCTTTCCAGTCGAGCAAGCGATCGAACTTGGCGTTGAAGAGGGACGACCCCGATCGCCGCGGGGTGTTGAGCGTCGATTCTATCGTCACGCTTCTAACCTTGATCCCGAAGTTCGGCGAGTGTGCAAGCGATGGCTGAACGACATTCAGACGAGGCCAGACTACACGCCGACATTCACGCACAGTGACGTCTGGTATCAACACATCTACCATGATCCCAAAAGCGGCCGGATCACAGGCATCATCGACTGGGGGGACATTCGCCTTATGGATCCTGCTTACGATGTTGCGGGGATGTGGGCTTACGGGGAAGCATTCGTGGACTCGGTATTAGCGAACTATCCACGGACAGATTCCTCGATCAAAAGCCGAGCCCTCTATCATTACAAATCGACGGTTGTCAGCGGGCTTGTATATCCCCGTCAAAGGGGTAGAGATATCAGTAGGCAGTTATTGAGTGATAACTTTGATCTGTGA